AGATGAGGTCAAGGCGACCGGAAACTATACGCTCCGGATCACCCTGACAGGAAGCTCCAAAGGCGCGATGGAGTGGTGTCTTACCACGGTCCCCATTGTCAGCGAGGCCTGGTTCTCGAAAGCCTCGGATGCTGACAAGACCAACAACCCGGCAGTCACAGGTGCGTATATCCTGGCAGAAAATGTATCCGGCGCACATACCACGCTGAAGAAAAATGAAGATTACTGGCAGACAGACGAATCCCTGCGAAGTTATTATGACACGCAGACCTTTGATACCATCACCATCAATGTGCAGAAGGAATCCAGCATGAGAGTGATCGCGCTGGAGAATGGGGAGGTGGACATTTCACAGAATATCCTGTCCTCAGACATCGCCGCATTCATGAACGAGGATGGGACCCCGGTGGACGGATGGAACGTGTACCCGGATGAGAATGGGCGGATGAACGTGATGATGTTCAACAACGATAACAGTGTGTTCGCGGATAATAAGGAACTGCGCCAGGCGGTTTTATATGCCATAGATTTTGAGGGAGTGCGCCTCGGCTACGGCAACGCGGCCTTCAACGGTTCTGTGTGCCATGATTTTTCGCCGGATGTGGCATCTGATTATATCGATTCCTGGAAAGAGGAGGATTACTACGATTACAACGTGGAAAAGGCGAAGGAGCTGCTGGCGGCAGCGGGTCATCCGGACGGAGGCTTCCCGGTTAAGCTGATGTATCAGAACAGTACGACGGCCACCGCAGGACTGACCGTGTTACAGAGCTATCTGGCGGAAGTGGGCATTGACTGTGAACTGATGCCGGTAGATCAGGCGCTGTTCAACAGCTATAAATATGACAATACCAAATGGGATATCATCGTAGATTCCAAAGCTACCTCCGATTATGTTACATCTGTCTGGGAAAATGTGTTTGACACCAGGGCATTCCAGAACGGGAGCGCATGCTTTACCCATGACGACAAGCTGCAGACCTTATTGGAGACTGCTGCCAACACAGAGACCACCAGCGAGGCGGCCCTGCAGGAATTTCATGATTATCTGAAGGACCAGGCCTACGCAGTCGGCATGTTCTGGAATTACTCCTACTATGTGGCGCAGGACGGGATCACAGAAATTCCCCAGGACGGGTTCGGCAATGTGACGGCGTCAACTTTGGGGATCGCAGAAGATTATGTATCGGTGACAGACCGGTGATCTGGAGGATGGAATGGGAAAATATATTTTAAAACGGGTTATGCTGATGATTCCCATACTGCTTGGCGTATCCATATTGATCTTTACCCTGATGTATTTTGTGCCGGGAGACCCGTGCGAGATCATACTGGGGGCGGCTGCAACGGAGAACCAGGTGGAGGAATTAAGGCAGCAGCTGGGGCTGAATGATCCATATATCGTCAGGCTTGGTAATTTTTTAAAAGAATTGATTGTGCACCAGAGCTTTGGAAAGTCCTATATTTTCGGGACGGATGTCGGCGCAGAGCTGATGGCAAGATTTCCCAAAACCCTGACCCTGGCGGCGTTCAGTATCCTGCTGTCCATGCTGGTGGGCATCCCGCTGGGGATCAACGCGGCTATCCATGCCAATAAGACCCAGGATCATATTTCCATGTTTGTTTCGATGGTCGGCGTGTCCATGCCAAACTTCTGGCTGGCGCTGATGCTGGTGCTTTTATTTTCCTTAAAGCTGCACTGGCTGCCGTCCAGTGGCGACAAGGGCTGGGTCTATTATATCCTTCCAGTGCTGGCAAATGCACTGGGAGGGATCGCGGGGATCGCAAGGCTCACCAGGTCCAGCATGCTGGAGGTCATCCGGGCGGACTATGTGACCACGGCGCGGGCGAAGGGCGTTTCTGAGAGGCACGTTATCTGGAGTCATGCGCTGCCCAATGCCCTGATCCCGATCATCACCATCTGCGGCGGCAGATTTGGCGGCCAGCTGGGTGGGACGATGGTGATCGAGACGGTGTTCTCCATCCCTGGCATTGGTTCCTATCTGATCAACAGTATCAATAACCGGGATTACAATGCGGTGCAGGGCAGCGTGCTGTATATCGCCTTTACCTTCGGTGTGGTCATGCTGCTGGTGGATCTGATCTATGCCTACGTGGACCCCAGGATCAAGGCGCAGTATGAGGGACAGAGCAAGAAGAAAATGAAAAAGAGCAAGGGGGTGCAGGCTGGTGCTTAACCGTACAGAAGCAGCAAAAAAGCAGAAGCAGATGCCAAGGACCGGTTCTGCGGCTTACGTTTGGATGAAGATCTGCAAGAATCCGCTTGCCCTGGCAGGCGTGGTCATCCTGATCGCCCTGGTAGCGCTTTCGGTCCTGTCCCCTTTTATCATGCCTTATGACTATGCAAAGGCAGAGATGGCAAACGCTTATATGAAGCCAAATGCCAGCCACTGGTTTGGATGTGATGAACTGGGCAGGGATATCATGGCGCGTATCTTTTATGGCGCCCGGTATACGCTGAGCGTCGGCGTGTTGTCGGTACTGATCTCAGCCACGCTGGGAATCCTGTTGGGAGCTCTTGCCGGATATTTCGGCGGCGTGGTGGACCAGATGGTCATGCGTTTTCTGGATATTATGGCTGCATTCCCCCAGCTTCTGCTCGCAATTGCCATATCAGCAGTTTTGGGGACCGGATTTGACAAGTGTATTTATGCGCTGGGTATTTCAGGTATTCCTCATTTCGCACGGATGATGCGGGCGAATATCCTGACGATCCGCAACCAGGAATTCGTGGAGGCGGCCACCTCCATCACCTGTTCCAAAGCAAGGATCATCATAAAGCATGTGATCCCCAATGCGATCGCTCCGCTGATCGTCGAGATCTCCATGTCGATCGCAAGCGCAGGCTTATCCGCATCCTCCTTGAGCTTTATTGGGCTGGGTGTGACGCCGCCTACTCCGGAATGGGGCGCAATGCTGGCGTCTGCACGGAACTATATCCGCTTATATCCTCATATGATCATGTTTCCGGGGGTATTTATCATGATGAGCGTTTTGAGCTTCAACCTGATCGGGGATGCGATCCGTGACGCCCTGGACCCGAAACTGAAGGATTAGGAGATGGAGGAGGAAAGACAATGATAAAAAAAGAAGTGAATAAAGACGTATTCCTCTCCATCCGTGACCTGGTGGTGGAATATCAGTCAGAGGGAAAAACAGTCCATGCAGTGAACGGAGTATCCTTTGACCTGGAAAAAGGAAAGACCATTGGTCTGGTGGGAGAGACCGGCGCGGGGAAAACCTCCATTGCCAAAGCGATATTAAGGATTCTGCCGGATCACGCCACAAAGCGGGCCGACGGGGTTGTATGGCTTGACGGACGAGATATCATGGAGATCCCGGAAACAGAAATGCAGAAATTGCGCGGACATACTCTGTCCATGATCTTTCAGGATCCCATGACGGCCTTAAATCCTGTAAAAACAGTGGCGGACCAGATTGCTGAAGTGGTAAAGCTCCACACCAGTTTGGGAAAGGCAGAGTCTCTGGAGAAAGCAAAGGAAATGCTTGGAATGGTAGGGATCTCGCCAGACCGGGCAGGGGAGTATCCGCATCAATTTTCGGGAGGCATGAAGCAGCGGGTGGTCATCGCCATGGCGCTGGCATGCAGTCCACAGGTCCTGATCGCGGACGAGCCGACAACGGCTCTTGACGTGACCATCCAGGCCCAGGTGCTGGAGATGATCAATGAGCTGAAGGAAGAATTGCAGACTTCCATGATCATGATCACTCATGACCTGGGTGTGGTGGCGGAAACCTGTGATACGGTTGCGGTGACCTATGCAGGACAGATCATCGAGTACGGTACCCTGGAAGATATCTTTGACCACCCGGCGCATCCCTATACGATAGGGCTGTTCCGCGCGCTGCCCAACATGAACAAGGGAGTGGAACGTCTTTCCCCCATAGAGGGTCTGCCGCCTGATCCTACCGACCTTCCGGCCGGGTGCAGCTTCTCGCCGCGGTGCCCTTATGCATCAGAAGCGTGCCGGAGTGGGGAGATAAAAAATATACAGATCACCGATACACATGAGTGCCGTTGTATCCGCGTGAAAAAAGAGGAGGTATGACATGGCTCCGCTGCTTGAAGTACAACATTTAAAAAAATATTTTCCTACCAGCAAGGGCGTGGTCCATGCGGTTGATGATGTGACATTTCGTCTGGATGCAGGCAGGACCATGGGGGTTGTAGGCGAATCCGGGTGCGGCAAGTCCACGCTTGGACGGACTGTGATCCACCTCCAGGGAAGTACCGACGGGAAGATCATTTTTGACGGCAAGGATGTGACCCGTGTGAAAGGAAAGGACTTAAACGCGCTGCGCAGCGATATGCAGATTGTGTTCCAGGACCCATATTCCTCATTAAATCCCCGTATGTCTGTCCATGATACGATCATAGAGCCGCTGATCCTGTCGAAAAAATACAAGACCACGGCGGAGGTGGAGAAAGAGGCTGACCGCCTTATGGACATGGTGGGCATCGAATCCCGGCTGAGGGGCGCCTATCCCCATGAGATGGACGGAGGACGACGCCAGCGTGTGGGTATTGGAAGGGCTCTGGCCTTAAATCCCAGATTTATAGTCTGTGATGAACCGGTCTCAGCGCTGGATGTATCGATCCAGGCGCAGGTCTTAAATCTGCTCATGGATCTGCAGAGAGACTTGAATCTTACCTATATGTTCATCACCCATGACTTATCAGTGGTGCGCCATATATCCCATGATATCTGTGTCATGTATCTTGGACAGCTTGTGGAGACCTGCAGTACAGAGGAGTTGTTTGAGCATCCCTGCCATCCTTATTCCAGGGCGCTGCTTTCAGCAATCCCGTCCGTGGATATCCATAACCCGCCAAAACGGATCGTTATCAAGGGCGAGCTGGTTTCGCCGATCGATCCCAAACCGGGATGCCGTTTCCTTGCCAGATGTCCCTATGCAGGGGAAGAATGCAGGAAGCCGCAGGAACTGACGGAGATAGGGGCGGGGCATTTTGTGTCGTGCTGCAGGGCAAAAGAGATCAATCAGAGAAAGGTGTAAAAAATATGCAAAAGGAAATGCGACCGATTGAGTCACAGCTGAAGTCCAGAAGGATAAAATTTGAAAAGCCGCAGAATACCATCAGCCGTGCATTCATGAAAGAACTGCGGGAACACAACAAAACCAGAAGGATCTACGACATCAATCCCTATGTGGAGGTGTATCAGTTCCGGGACAATCTGTTCGGCCTGTTTGCCGAAAACTGCGACGGGATGGGAGACGTCTGGATGTACCTGATCATCGGCCCGCAGAGGGCCATGCTGATCGACACCGCTTACGGGCTTGGAGATTTAAAAGGGCTTGTGGGCCAGCTGACGGGAGGAAAGGAACTGATCGTTGTCAATACCCATGACCATTTTGACCATGCATATGGAAACTGCAGGTTTGAAACGGTATACTGCCATGAGCATCTCGTGCCAAACCTTGAAAACCAGCATGCCCATATGTGGGATTATCTGTTCGATGCGTGGGGGAATAACATCTGGCTGGAATTCGACCGCAGCGATCTGCCGATGTTTAAAAAGTATGAGATCATCGGCGTCCCGGACGGGTATACATGGGACTTGGGAGACGGGTATGAGGTGGAACTTGTACTTACGGGAGGCCACGCTGCGGGCCATGCAGCTTATCTGGATAAGCATGACCGTATTCTCTTTGGCGGGGACAATATCTGCTCAGATGTATCGGGCTGCGGCAATGTGGGAAGTCCACGGATAGCCGGGCCCTATGCGGAAGATACGCTTCTGTCCTTCTACCGGGAGCGGGTAAGTGATCTGGTGGACCGTATGGATGAGTATGATTATATTTTCCCACAGCACTTTATGAATAATCTGGAAAACAATCTGATGCCGGAGATCCTGGCGGCCCTGGATGCAGTCTTAAAAGATCCGGAAGCCTATGATTATAAAGAAGAGACCTGGGGGAAAATGAGGGATCAGAAAAATACACGTTACTATAAATATATCAGGGGATTCAGCGTGATCGCATATGGTATTGGCAGCGGGAAGGAGCAGCGATAGAGATGCAGAAAGAGATAATGCAGGGACAGATGTGGCCGATCAGAGGGCAGTCTAAGGCAAAACGCATTGCATGGGGATCGCCTCAGAACCAGATCAGCTGGGCATATATGAAGATGCTGCGCGAGGGAAACAGCACATGCAGGATCTATGGCTGCAACCCTTATGTGGAGGTATATCAGTTCCGCGACAATCTGTACGGCCTGTTCAACCAGAACAATGACGGGGCGGGGGATGTGTGGATGTATGTACTGATCGGGCCGGAAAAAGCCATGGTGATCGACACGGCCTGCGGACTTGGGAAACAGCGGGAGCTGGTGGAGGAGATCACAGGCGGAAAACCCTATATTGTGGTCAATACCCACCTGGGGCCGGATCATTCCTACGGAAATATCCATTATGACCGGGTATACTGTCACGAGTACGAGGTGCAGAACATAAAAGACCGGGTAAAACCGGGCATGTTCGACTATTTGTTTGATGAGGACGGGGCGCCCATCTGGCTGGAGTTTGACCCGGCGGATCTGCCGGAATACAGGGATTATGAGCTGATCGGCGTCCCGGACGGACATATATTTAAC
This portion of the Clostridium sp. AN503 genome encodes:
- a CDS encoding MBL fold metallo-hydrolase, which translates into the protein MQKEIMQGQMWPIRGQSKAKRIAWGSPQNQISWAYMKMLREGNSTCRIYGCNPYVEVYQFRDNLYGLFNQNNDGAGDVWMYVLIGPEKAMVIDTACGLGKQRELVEEITGGKPYIVVNTHLGPDHSYGNIHYDRVYCHEYEVQNIKDRVKPGMFDYLFDEDGAPIWLEFDPADLPEYRDYELIGVPDGHIFNLGGDYDVELVWTAGHAAGHAMYLDKKGRMLFAGDDVCSDVIGCGSGPREGMHYQQYTNVQSYRDRLEKLCGRLDEFDYIFPGHFMVNLDNTLLPDILETLNAILKDPENCDYKLDSVSGMGGDKKTRYHRFVKGFGTVAYSLNGVYQPKDWKE
- a CDS encoding ABC transporter permease, yielding MLNRTEAAKKQKQMPRTGSAAYVWMKICKNPLALAGVVILIALVALSVLSPFIMPYDYAKAEMANAYMKPNASHWFGCDELGRDIMARIFYGARYTLSVGVLSVLISATLGILLGALAGYFGGVVDQMVMRFLDIMAAFPQLLLAIAISAVLGTGFDKCIYALGISGIPHFARMMRANILTIRNQEFVEAATSITCSKARIIIKHVIPNAIAPLIVEISMSIASAGLSASSLSFIGLGVTPPTPEWGAMLASARNYIRLYPHMIMFPGVFIMMSVLSFNLIGDAIRDALDPKLKD
- a CDS encoding ABC transporter ATP-binding protein produces the protein MIKKEVNKDVFLSIRDLVVEYQSEGKTVHAVNGVSFDLEKGKTIGLVGETGAGKTSIAKAILRILPDHATKRADGVVWLDGRDIMEIPETEMQKLRGHTLSMIFQDPMTALNPVKTVADQIAEVVKLHTSLGKAESLEKAKEMLGMVGISPDRAGEYPHQFSGGMKQRVVIAMALACSPQVLIADEPTTALDVTIQAQVLEMINELKEELQTSMIMITHDLGVVAETCDTVAVTYAGQIIEYGTLEDIFDHPAHPYTIGLFRALPNMNKGVERLSPIEGLPPDPTDLPAGCSFSPRCPYASEACRSGEIKNIQITDTHECRCIRVKKEEV
- a CDS encoding ABC transporter permease; translation: MGKYILKRVMLMIPILLGVSILIFTLMYFVPGDPCEIILGAAATENQVEELRQQLGLNDPYIVRLGNFLKELIVHQSFGKSYIFGTDVGAELMARFPKTLTLAAFSILLSMLVGIPLGINAAIHANKTQDHISMFVSMVGVSMPNFWLALMLVLLFSLKLHWLPSSGDKGWVYYILPVLANALGGIAGIARLTRSSMLEVIRADYVTTARAKGVSERHVIWSHALPNALIPIITICGGRFGGQLGGTMVIETVFSIPGIGSYLINSINNRDYNAVQGSVLYIAFTFGVVMLLVDLIYAYVDPRIKAQYEGQSKKKMKKSKGVQAGA
- a CDS encoding MBL fold metallo-hydrolase, which produces MQKEMRPIESQLKSRRIKFEKPQNTISRAFMKELREHNKTRRIYDINPYVEVYQFRDNLFGLFAENCDGMGDVWMYLIIGPQRAMLIDTAYGLGDLKGLVGQLTGGKELIVVNTHDHFDHAYGNCRFETVYCHEHLVPNLENQHAHMWDYLFDAWGNNIWLEFDRSDLPMFKKYEIIGVPDGYTWDLGDGYEVELVLTGGHAAGHAAYLDKHDRILFGGDNICSDVSGCGNVGSPRIAGPYAEDTLLSFYRERVSDLVDRMDEYDYIFPQHFMNNLENNLMPEILAALDAVLKDPEAYDYKEETWGKMRDQKNTRYYKYIRGFSVIAYGIGSGKEQR
- a CDS encoding oligopeptide/dipeptide ABC transporter ATP-binding protein; amino-acid sequence: MAPLLEVQHLKKYFPTSKGVVHAVDDVTFRLDAGRTMGVVGESGCGKSTLGRTVIHLQGSTDGKIIFDGKDVTRVKGKDLNALRSDMQIVFQDPYSSLNPRMSVHDTIIEPLILSKKYKTTAEVEKEADRLMDMVGIESRLRGAYPHEMDGGRRQRVGIGRALALNPRFIVCDEPVSALDVSIQAQVLNLLMDLQRDLNLTYMFITHDLSVVRHISHDICVMYLGQLVETCSTEELFEHPCHPYSRALLSAIPSVDIHNPPKRIVIKGELVSPIDPKPGCRFLARCPYAGEECRKPQELTEIGAGHFVSCCRAKEINQRKV
- a CDS encoding ABC transporter substrate-binding protein, which codes for MKRNTWKRAVSMFAAAGLAASLLAGCGGSSSQDQPAAAVKGTKDVDPEGTAAVKNVAFAISSDNGDLSPFGGDSGGRHHTYRMLYDCLCASYGLGQSVEDLQGQIAKSWTVVDSRTVDVELYDYVKDSQGNEIKASDVVYSYEQAIASGTMEKLNGYLDEVKATGNYTLRITLTGSSKGAMEWCLTTVPIVSEAWFSKASDADKTNNPAVTGAYILAENVSGAHTTLKKNEDYWQTDESLRSYYDTQTFDTITINVQKESSMRVIALENGEVDISQNILSSDIAAFMNEDGTPVDGWNVYPDENGRMNVMMFNNDNSVFADNKELRQAVLYAIDFEGVRLGYGNAAFNGSVCHDFSPDVASDYIDSWKEEDYYDYNVEKAKELLAAAGHPDGGFPVKLMYQNSTTATAGLTVLQSYLAEVGIDCELMPVDQALFNSYKYDNTKWDIIVDSKATSDYVTSVWENVFDTRAFQNGSACFTHDDKLQTLLETAANTETTSEAALQEFHDYLKDQAYAVGMFWNYSYYVAQDGITEIPQDGFGNVTASTLGIAEDYVSVTDR